A DNA window from Sphingomonas changnyeongensis contains the following coding sequences:
- the cobO gene encoding cob(I)yrinic acid a,c-diamide adenosyltransferase, whose protein sequence is MTDTPDHDAGAHKVRMQAVQRAQREKTREARDPERGLVLVHTGNGKGKSSSAFGVIARALGWGQRVGVVQFIKGSWKTGERAFFARFPDELVWHTMGEGFTWDTQDRDRDVAAATQALARAEAMITGGDFDLVVLDEINIALRYDYLDIARVLDVLDRRAARTGVILTGRDARPELMDYADLVSEMREVKHPFAAGIRAQRGIDF, encoded by the coding sequence ATGACCGACACCCCCGATCACGATGCCGGCGCGCACAAGGTGCGGATGCAGGCGGTGCAGCGTGCGCAGCGGGAGAAGACGCGGGAGGCGCGCGATCCGGAGCGGGGGCTGGTGCTCGTCCATACCGGCAATGGCAAGGGCAAGTCGTCATCGGCGTTCGGGGTGATTGCGCGGGCGCTGGGCTGGGGGCAGCGGGTTGGCGTCGTCCAGTTCATCAAGGGCAGCTGGAAAACCGGCGAACGCGCGTTCTTTGCGCGCTTTCCCGACGAGCTGGTGTGGCACACCATGGGCGAGGGTTTCACCTGGGACACGCAGGACCGTGACCGCGATGTCGCCGCCGCCACCCAGGCGCTGGCGCGGGCCGAGGCGATGATCACCGGCGGGGATTTCGATCTGGTCGTGCTCGATGAAATCAACATCGCCCTGCGCTACGACTATCTGGATATCGCGCGGGTGCTGGACGTGCTTGACCGCCGCGCCGCGCGCACCGGGGTGATCCTGACCGGGCGTGACGCAAGGCCGGAGCTGATGGACTATGCCGATCTGGTCAGCGAGATGCGCGAGGTGAAGCATCCCTTTGCCGCCGGCATCCGGGCGCAGCGCGGCATCGATTTCTGA
- a CDS encoding AAA family ATPase, which produces MQLSLQFPYLSIKAFPTVTLPALTVIVGINGSGKSHLLQAIAGGQVRNSIAAADNGQGARPPGGATPQAQEIRLLVNDGGLGAAQPAQQYMSMQGQPMPGMPGGGFEHARATVTLDQRTRMAQATANRYESVLNGDDVWRIGPAALIERLGETDPDAIQHIEELYRIAEDRLIHGSVNGSAEQHGPQHPVLIPVRQVAERLGIPPLEVTAEHMEQFSPWGEADQFGANMALVFGRYRDALLANRLKQLEDQHNGSNTAFTEERFRELFGAPPWDQLNATIEAFGLPYEVAAPDTLKFTPVSINLLKKPAGEAVGTANLSSGEKVLFQFALSSFEYDEQLMNVKRPKLLLLDEMDASLHPEMVHRWLGAISNGLVEKQGIYCIITTHSPTTVALAPKTLFSK; this is translated from the coding sequence ATGCAGTTGAGCCTTCAGTTTCCATATCTGTCGATCAAGGCGTTCCCGACCGTAACCCTGCCCGCGCTAACAGTTATCGTCGGCATCAACGGAAGCGGGAAGTCACACCTGCTACAAGCAATCGCTGGTGGCCAGGTTCGCAACTCAATTGCCGCCGCAGATAACGGTCAAGGTGCGCGGCCGCCCGGTGGCGCGACACCGCAAGCGCAAGAGATCAGACTGCTTGTGAACGACGGCGGCTTGGGCGCCGCGCAACCCGCCCAACAATATATGTCCATGCAAGGCCAGCCGATGCCCGGAATGCCCGGCGGTGGCTTTGAGCACGCGCGAGCGACCGTGACCCTCGATCAACGGACACGAATGGCCCAGGCGACGGCAAATCGATACGAAAGCGTTCTTAACGGTGACGATGTTTGGCGCATCGGGCCGGCCGCCCTTATCGAGCGTCTTGGTGAAACCGACCCGGATGCTATTCAGCACATCGAAGAGCTTTACCGAATTGCGGAGGATCGACTAATCCACGGGTCGGTGAATGGGAGCGCAGAGCAGCATGGTCCGCAGCATCCGGTTTTGATCCCGGTGCGACAGGTGGCCGAACGGCTCGGCATCCCGCCTCTTGAAGTCACCGCAGAGCATATGGAGCAGTTCTCGCCGTGGGGTGAAGCCGACCAGTTCGGTGCGAATATGGCTTTGGTGTTCGGTCGATATCGTGACGCTTTGTTGGCGAACCGCCTGAAGCAACTCGAAGATCAGCATAACGGATCGAACACAGCCTTCACGGAAGAGCGGTTTCGAGAGTTGTTCGGCGCGCCTCCGTGGGACCAACTCAACGCAACGATCGAGGCTTTTGGCCTTCCTTATGAGGTGGCGGCTCCCGACACGCTCAAGTTTACGCCGGTATCCATCAACCTTTTGAAGAAGCCAGCAGGTGAAGCGGTCGGCACGGCCAATCTATCGTCGGGCGAGAAGGTTCTATTTCAATTTGCGCTCTCGTCCTTCGAATATGACGAGCAGCTTATGAACGTAAAGCGACCGAAGCTGCTCTTGCTGGACGAAATGGACGCGTCCTTGCATCCCGAGATGGTGCATCGGTGGCTAGGAGCAATAAGCAACGGGCTCGTCGAGAAGCAGGGTATTTACTGCATCATCACTACGCACTCGCCGACCACCGTTGCCCTGGCCCCGAAGACGCTCTTTTCGAAATGA